The sequence below is a genomic window from Sorangiineae bacterium MSr12523.
ACGAGCGCACCTCCGGCATCTGCACCGAGCGCTTTTCGCGGCGGGAGAGCTCGCACGCGTCGGCCACGAGAAACGCGGCCAGGCCGTCGGCGGCGGAACACGGCGTTTCGATGCGGCGTGCGGCGACGTCGAGGAACACGGCCAGCTCGCGCTCGTAGGCTTTGCCAAATCGGTCGATGAAACCGGGATACGGGGTGCCGCCCGGATAGCGCACGTGCGGCTCGACGGAGCGAATCGGGGTGCGGTCGTCGAGCCCCACCGCGATGCTCTGCTTCGAGCCCAAAGCCTCGAGCCGCACGTCGTAGCCCATCGTGTTGTACATGGTGGCGGAGACCACCGCGAGGGTGCCATCATCGAAGGTGAGGAGGACGGCGGCGGTGTCGAAATCGCCGGCATCGCGGATGTAAGCATCTCCGCGGTTCGCGCCCGTGGCATACACGCTTACGATCTCGCGGCCGGTGACCCAGCGGAGAATGTCGAAATCGTGAATGCTGCAATCGCGAAAGATGCCGCCCGACGTCGGCACGTACTCCGGCGGCGGGGGCCCTTCGTCCAAGGTGCACGCGCGCAAAGTGTGAACCCAACCGAGGCGCCCGCTCTGGATGGCCTCGCGTGCGGCGATGTAGCCCGGGTCGAACCGGCGCTGAAATCCGATTTGCACCGGCACCTGCGTTTTCTCGACGTGCTTTAGCACGGTGAGCGTCTCGCCCAGGGTTGGTGCCACGGGCTTCTCGCAAAAGACCGGAATGCCCGCTTCCACGGCGCGAATGATCAGCCCGGGGTGCGCATCCGTTGCGGCGGCGATGACCAGACCGTCGAGCTTCGCCGTGAACAGATCCTCGACCCGGGCCAACGCCTGCGCTCCGAGCGGCCCCGCCACCTGACGCGCCCGCTCGGCGTTGACGTCTGCGATGAGCAGGGTATCGACGCCCGAGAGCTGCCGAAGCGTCTTGGCGTGAAAGGAACCAATGAGCCCAACACCGGCAAGTCCGATTCGCATGGTGTACGTTCCCCTGCACAAAAGGGTCGTCCACTGGCCTGGGGGTGTCAAGCCGGGTGTCAAGCGCGGCGAAGCTGAGCGCGTGCCGGCCGTCGTTTGGCAAGAAGCCTGCGGTGTTTGGCATTCTTGCCACTGGTCGAAAATGGCCCGTCCCGACATAGACGCGGTACATCATGGTGAGCCTCTATCGCGTGTTCCTCTTTCTGAAGTTCGCCGGCGTGCTCGCGTACGCGGGCGGCTTCGCCGGCGCATTCCTCGCGGGCGAGATGCCTGCGCGCAAGCGTGCGGTTCATGCCATTGCATCGCCCGGTCTGGTGCTGACGTGGATGGCCGGCTGCCTCGTGGCCAATGAATCGGGCATCGGCCTGAGGGAGTTGTGGATTCTAGGCGGCCTCGTGCTGTCGTTCCTCTCGCTCCTGGGCCTCGTCTACAGCGTGTCGCGCGATCGCCGCACCGGCGCGGTGTTCTCGGCGGCGGCGATTCCATTGCTCACCGTGCTTGCGCTCATGGTGCTGCGGCCGACATGGTCGATGCTCGGTGCGCGATGAATGGGCTCTCGCGTGGCTTCGTGCCGTGGCGCTTCTCGAGGGGATCTCGCTGTTGGTCCTTCTTTTCGTGGCGATGCCGCTGAAGTACCTCGCCGGCATGGTCTGGATCGTCCAGATTGCGGGGAGCGTCGCGCTCGTGGCGTCCCTTGTGCCGTTTGGCGCGTTCTTTCTGGACCGCGCATTGCGTCGCGAGGCGGACGGATAACCATGTAGGACATACGACGCCTGGTCCGAGTCAACCCTGCGTTGACAACCCCGCGCGTACCAAAATTCGATTAATTTCGGCCAAAAGGCTTATGCACCCGGTGGCATCGCCATTGCGATTACAGGCCACCATGATGAAATCCCTCCTCTCGAAATCCGTTTTCGCAGCTGCAGGTACAATCTTCGTCATGGCGCCGCTCTTCGCGGGGTGCGCTGCGGACAGCCCGGACCAAGATACGTCCACCCTCGATGATGACGTCACCATCGACGACGGCAAGGACGATCTCGGACCGGAGGGCGAAACGCCGGACGAACTGGATACGTTCACCACCGACGAATCGGCGCTCGACGAGGCGGTGGCCGTGGGCGAAAAGCTGGCCGCCACCTCGGATCTCAATCTGCGCAGCGGCCCGTCGGCCAACGATTCCATTCTCGAAGTGGTGCCGGAAGACGCCGACGTGACCGTCGAATCGGCGGCCCCCTCGGGCGGCTGGTACCAAATCAAGTTTGGCGAAAAGACGGGCTGGGGCTCCGGCATGTTCCTATCGAAGCACACCAGCGGCAATGCTCCCGATGTGCCCGAGGAGCAAGATGCCAACGATTCGCTCGACGTCGACTCGTTCGATAGCTCGGCACTCGATTCCGTTTCACCCCTCGCCGCCGGCGGAACCAATGCCGTCAAACGCGCGCAGGAATGGGTCAAAGCCAAAGTGCCTTATTGCGGCGGCACGAATGGCGGGCACGATTACATTTGCGGGGGCACGTGCCGCCGGCCGCACAACAAGTGGGACAAATATCGATCCGATTGTTCGGGCATCGTCTCCTGGTCGTGGGGACTCAAGGCGCCGGGACTCACGACCTACGGCTTTGCCCCGTACAGCAGCAAGAAGAGCTACGTGATCAAGCCGAGCAAACTCGCCCCCGGCGACGCGCTGAACAACAAGTCCCACATTTTCCTTTTCGCGGGGTGGTCCAACAAGTCCAAGGGGCTCGCCACGATCATCCAGGAATCCGGCTGCGGAAAGGTCGCGCAGAAGGTTCGAACGACATTGAAGGTTACCGGCTCGAAGAAGGATCGCTTCGTTTCTTCACGAAGTGGCAAAGTCTTCTTCCCCATTCGCAAGCGCTAACCAAACGGATTCCCGCCGCCACGAAATCGTGGACCGGCGGGAATCCTCGAAAAGATCGACCGTGAAAAGAGTTAGTTGCTCAGGGATTCGCAATTTATGACAATTTTTGATCCGTAAACGCTAATAGACGTTCCGATTCATACCGCGCGGTCGAATGGATTGGCATGCGGGTGTATTGGAAACATCGCTGATCGCCAAATGATGCCGTGCATGACATTTCGTTAAAAATCCTGGCGACAAGTGCCCGGGTTTCGCGTCATAAGCACGAGAGCGTTCGGATTGAGTGATTCTTGCGGCGGCCCTCGGGGCCCGGTGTGTCTGCGAGTGCGCTTGCGAACGCGTTCATGGTCCCACAACGGAGGATATTATGAACCGAGCGTCGTTTGCGAAGCTGGTCGCTTCTTTTGCATGCTTTGGATTGGCCAATGCCGCATGTGCCGTGCAAAGCGAGGAAATGTCATCACCGGAGCCGGGGACGGACAGCACGCAGCAAGCCGTCGTCGGCGGAAAGCGCGCGAGCAAAGGGGAATTCCCGTGGATGGTGCGGCTAGGGGACTCGCCGCAAGAGACGGCGCCGCCCGCCTGCGGCGGTGCATTGTACACACCTCAGATCGTGCTCACTGCCGCCCACTGCGTCGGCGATACGGGGCCCGATACGAGCATCACGGTGCTTGCCCGGGCGATCGACGTACGGGATTCGGCGGCGACGATCGTCAAATCGACGTACGTGCACACGTCACCGACGTACGCGGCTGGAAAGGGAGGGGATTGGGCGTTGGTCAAATTGGCCAAGCCCGTCCCCAACGCCGTGACCCTTCCAATTGCCACCAGCGCGAAATACAACTCGGGCACCTTCGGCGTGGCCGGGTGGGGGAATACGACGGAGGGCGGGCAGAACTCGCGTTACCTCCTCAAAGCGGAGGTGCCCTTCATCGACGATGCCAAGTGCAAATCGGCGGGCGGCATCTATGCGAACCTGAACGCGAACGCGGAGATCTGTGCAGGTTACTGGGATCGAGGTGGCATCGATACCTGCCAGAATGACTCCGGCGGCCCCATGTTCCGCAAGGACGACGCGGGCAATTGGATTCAAGTCGGTATCGTGAGCTGGGGCGACGGATGTGCGCGCGCAAAGGCTCCGGGGGTCTACACGGAGGTCAGCTCCTACGCATCGGCCATCGCCGAAGCGGCTCGCGCAATGCCCTAATAGTCGCGAACTTGGCGGTAGAACGTGATCAAGTCGTCGTTCGCTTGCTCGATGGCGGCTGGTTCTTTGATTCCCGTGCCGCTGAAGCCTCCGAGGGCCGGCAGTCCGGTGACATCGAAGCCCACGAGCTGCCCCCGCGCGCCGAACGGCAGCCCTTTTTGAAAGAACAACAGCGCCTCCAGGACCGCAGCTCGCCCGGCATGGGGCAGCTGCGATCCATCACCCCATGGCGTGTAGCTGCCGACCATGAAGTCGCGATCGATCGAAATGTAGACGTCGACGTCGCCCGGGGAAAACCAGCCCACCACCGTGGCCAATTGCTCGGTCACGGTGGGGGTGGGATGGTTTTCCGGGATGATGCGCTGCGGTTTGAGGCCATTGTTTCGGGCCAATTGATAGAGGCCGGCGCCGAGGTTGCCGCTCACTTTGGCATTCGGCCCCGACGAGACACCGAAGTTCACGTATGCATCGGCGATGGGCTTCGGATAGACACCGGGCACCACCCGGGTCATGAAGCCTGCCCAATTGTCGCAGCGGATGATTTGCTCGTTCAAATCGATCTTGTCCGGCGAATCGGCGTAGAAATCGAAATTGACGATGATGCGCACCCGCGGCGTGGAGGCATCGGCGTTGGCGAATGCCCATTCGGCCAGCGGGGCCGATACATCGTGTGCCGCATTGTGATCGACGACGGCGAAGCGGGGCCGCGTGGCCGGCTGATGGGAGCGCTCGATGGCCGCGTCCATTTCGATGAGAAGCCCATCGCGAAATGTGCTCAAAGCCGCATCGCCCTTGTAAGCGGTATTCCCGGTTTGGTCGGCGACCGACTTCTGCAAAAACGTACCATGGAGTCCAATGCGGTGGCGCGTTTCGGGCGTGACGTAGTCGAAATCGTTCGTGCCGCGCACCACGCGCGGGACCGGATTGTCGAATTGATTGACCACCACGAGGCGCGCGCTCGCCGGAGCGTGCAGCATCGTTTGGATGCTGTCGAAGTAATCGTTGACGCGTTTGAGGCTGTAGTCTTCGAATCGATTGTAGGAAAGTTGGTTCCGATTCGTCTGGACGAACAACAGATTGCAATCCATGATCAGTCTCCGCTCGCGCTCGCATTGCGACAACCCTGCCAACGCGGCTTCTGCGCACGAAAAGAAAGGGAGAGGGGAGCCTGCGTCGCTTTGTGACTCGTCGCCGTCCAAATCGGACACTCGGATGAGGTGTATTCCTCGGCCGCTCTGATACAAACGGGGCATGCCAAAGAACATCACCGCCGCCGCCACATTCCGACGGCTGCACGACGCGCGCAATGCTTTCGTGATGCCGAATGCGTGGGATGCCGGGAGCGCCATCGTTCTCGCGGAGGCCGGGTTTTCCGCCATTGCCACCACCAGCGCGGGCATTGCGTTTTCACTCGGCCGCGGGGATCACTCCGTTCCGCAAGGCGCCACCGCGGTTTCGAAGGAGGAAATGTTCGATCGCATCCGTCAGATCACGGCGGCGGTCGACGTGCCCGTGAACGGAGACTTGGAGAACGGCTACGGCGCACGCCCCGAGGCCGTGGTCGAAACCATTCGCCTTGCCATCGACGCCGGGCTCGCCGGCGGCAACATCGAGGACTACGAGCGCGGCACGCTGTACGACGAGAGCCTTGGTGCCGAGCGCATTGCCGCCGCGCGCGAGGCCATTGCCAAGAGCGGCACGGACTTCGTCCTCACCGCGCGAACCGACGGCTTGCTCCTCGATACGCCCAGCTCGCTGTCCGATGCCATCCGCCGGGCGAATCGCTATCGGCTTGCCGGCGCGGACTGCCTGTTCGTTCCCGGCGTGAAAAACCTCGACGACATTGCCACGATGGTGCGCGAGATCGATGGCCCGGTGAACGTGGTCGCGGGCCTCACCACCACCGCGCTGATCGTCGCCGACCTTCGCGCCGCGGGCGTGGCCCGCGTGAGCCTCGGCGGTTCGTTCGCCCGTGCGGCCTTGGGCTTCCTCCGCGAGGGCGCCCGCGAGCTATTCGAACATGGGACCCTTCACTTTGCCGAAAAGCAAATATCGCAACGCGAACTGAATACCCTGTTCGCGAAACGCGATCGATAAATCGACGTGCGCGATTCTCGAACCCGCGGGAGGGTGAGAGAACCGCCAAGAACGCCAAGAGAGATTCCATGTGCTGAGCGTCCAGTAACGCTCTTCACAAACCCTTCAGGTCTTGGCGCTCTTGGCGTCTTGGCGGTTTCCCTCTTCTGTTTGGGGATCGTGCTCGCTGATTAGCGCGCCGGGGAGCTCGGGCGCGGTATGAATGCGTATGGCCCACGCGTTCGACCCTTCCAGCCGATCGAAGCTGACGCGGCGCGATCTTCCGCGCTTCGATGGTCCGTCGCTCTTTCATGCGGTAGGCCGCGCGCTCTGCGAGGCGGAGTGCCTTCCGCGAAAGGAGCTTTTCGAAGCGTGGGAGGTCGCGCGGCGCATTCGGCGCCGATTTCGCGGCGGCCGCGTGGTGGATCTCGCTTGCGGGCACGGCTTGCTCGCGCACCTTCTTCTCGTGCTCGACGACACGTCGCCCACGGCCGTGGCGGCGGACGTGCGCATTCCCGAAAGCGCGGCCAAGGTTCGCGCGGCGATGGAGCACGCGTGGCCCCGCCTTGCTGGTCGCGTCGATCTCCAGGCACGCCCGATGGCCGACGTGGAGGTGCACTCCGGGGATCTCGTCGTCTCGGTGCACGCGTGCGGTGCACTCACCGACGACGTCCTTCAACGCGCCCTCTCGGTGCG
It includes:
- a CDS encoding Gfo/Idh/MocA family oxidoreductase, whose amino-acid sequence is MRIGLAGVGLIGSFHAKTLRQLSGVDTLLIADVNAERARQVAGPLGAQALARVEDLFTAKLDGLVIAAATDAHPGLIIRAVEAGIPVFCEKPVAPTLGETLTVLKHVEKTQVPVQIGFQRRFDPGYIAAREAIQSGRLGWVHTLRACTLDEGPPPPEYVPTSGGIFRDCSIHDFDILRWVTGREIVSVYATGANRGDAYIRDAGDFDTAAVLLTFDDGTLAVVSATMYNTMGYDVRLEALGSKQSIAVGLDDRTPIRSVEPHVRYPGGTPYPGFIDRFGKAYERELAVFLDVAARRIETPCSAADGLAAFLVADACELSRREKRSVQMPEVRS
- a CDS encoding DUF3817 domain-containing protein, which encodes MRDEWALAWLRAVALLEGISLLVLLFVAMPLKYLAGMVWIVQIAGSVALVASLVPFGAFFLDRALRREADG
- a CDS encoding SH3 domain-containing protein → MMKSLLSKSVFAAAGTIFVMAPLFAGCAADSPDQDTSTLDDDVTIDDGKDDLGPEGETPDELDTFTTDESALDEAVAVGEKLAATSDLNLRSGPSANDSILEVVPEDADVTVESAAPSGGWYQIKFGEKTGWGSGMFLSKHTSGNAPDVPEEQDANDSLDVDSFDSSALDSVSPLAAGGTNAVKRAQEWVKAKVPYCGGTNGGHDYICGGTCRRPHNKWDKYRSDCSGIVSWSWGLKAPGLTTYGFAPYSSKKSYVIKPSKLAPGDALNNKSHIFLFAGWSNKSKGLATIIQESGCGKVAQKVRTTLKVTGSKKDRFVSSRSGKVFFPIRKR
- a CDS encoding serine protease is translated as MNRASFAKLVASFACFGLANAACAVQSEEMSSPEPGTDSTQQAVVGGKRASKGEFPWMVRLGDSPQETAPPACGGALYTPQIVLTAAHCVGDTGPDTSITVLARAIDVRDSAATIVKSTYVHTSPTYAAGKGGDWALVKLAKPVPNAVTLPIATSAKYNSGTFGVAGWGNTTEGGQNSRYLLKAEVPFIDDAKCKSAGGIYANLNANAEICAGYWDRGGIDTCQNDSGGPMFRKDDAGNWIQVGIVSWGDGCARAKAPGVYTEVSSYASAIAEAARAMP
- a CDS encoding isocitrate lyase/phosphoenolpyruvate mutase family protein, whose translation is MPKNITAAATFRRLHDARNAFVMPNAWDAGSAIVLAEAGFSAIATTSAGIAFSLGRGDHSVPQGATAVSKEEMFDRIRQITAAVDVPVNGDLENGYGARPEAVVETIRLAIDAGLAGGNIEDYERGTLYDESLGAERIAAAREAIAKSGTDFVLTARTDGLLLDTPSSLSDAIRRANRYRLAGADCLFVPGVKNLDDIATMVREIDGPVNVVAGLTTTALIVADLRAAGVARVSLGGSFARAALGFLREGARELFEHGTLHFAEKQISQRELNTLFAKRDR
- a CDS encoding SAM-dependent methyltransferase, which gives rise to MAHAFDPSSRSKLTRRDLPRFDGPSLFHAVGRALCEAECLPRKELFEAWEVARRIRRRFRGGRVVDLACGHGLLAHLLLVLDDTSPTAVAADVRIPESAAKVRAAMEHAWPRLAGRVDLQARPMADVEVHSGDLVVSVHACGALTDDVLQRALSVRTRVAVLPCCQDARTCDQGSFGGWLDSPLAIDVERVTRLRLQGYTVRTEQIPDTITEKNRLLLAEPPAE